The segment CAACAGAGCCAAGCCAGGCGCCATCCATCCGCGCGAAAGCCGTCAAATTTGCCCCGGCATCTACTATGGCAATATTCATCTTTAGGTCTAAGTCCTGTGCTTTCGCAATAGCTGCTTTTAAAGCTTTGTCAGCCTGTTCATAGCTTATTCCCATTGGTCTTGAGTGTATATAGTGAAAGGATTGATTCTGCTGCTTGTTTTCTTAACTAATACTGTAGGCGACAAGAAAGGTTGGTAAACTGGTTCACTAGAATCCATGAGGATTTCCTAGGAGCAAAAAAAATACAAATAGTAGAAAGGCATGGATAAAATTAAGAGCAAACAGGACAGAACAGGATGCGCTTGAAATAATCGTTCAATAAGTTAGATGTCTCGTTAAATACCTTTTTTGAAGCCTAACCTATTCTACGTCTTTAAACTAACAACTTACCTTAAACCACAATCTATGGACAAAATTCTACGATTACATCAAGGAAAGTGCAATTTGCAACATCTCAAGGTTTCCTGCATTCATCTACGATACCTGTTCTGGGTTCTTGCGTTCTGGCTCGTAAATGCACCTGCTTCTGTAGCCCAGCAGTGGACCATCTTAGGCAATGAAAGCCAGGTAGGTTCTGCTGCCTCTTCGTTCACCTCCATCGCAGCATTGGATGATGTTCCCTATGTTGTTTTAAGAGAGGGTACTATAGCCAAAGTTAAAAGAAGGAATCCTGCTACTGGTATTTGGGAACAGGTAGGGAATGACATTGGAACAAATGTAACCTATACCAGGATTCACCTAGACAAGACAAGCAACCTGTTTGTTACTTATGTGGATGCATCAAATGGAAACAGGTTAGCGGTAAAAGTTTATAACACTGAAACCCAGGTGTGGGAGCCTTTGAACGGCAACAGCAGCAACCTGTATGTTTCTGTAGGGTCTGTGACTAACAATGTTTCCCAATACAGTTCAACACCTCGGAGTTCGCTTGCCTTTGACTCAGACAACACACCCTACATTGCCTTTGGCGATGGTGCGAACTTAACCCCTTTTGTAAAGAAGTTTGACGGTACTTCATGGGTGACAGTAGGTATAGGCCCGGTGAATGCAACTGCAAAAGCCGTTGGTGTAAGCTTAGTCATCGACGAAACGGATGTGCCTTGGTTAGCCTTTGTAAGTTTGGGAACCCCAACCTCCAGCACTGGTAGTATGGCGCTGTACACCTTGAATAATGGGTTCTGGACCTCTATAGCAGTTCCTAATCCCATACCCGGAGGGTCTTCCACTACAGGGGCTACTGGTGGCATTCGCCATACTAACATGGCTCTGAATACGGCTGGCAACCTTACCATTGCTTATTTTAATACGGGCAACTCTAATCGGGCCTCTGTATCGGTTTATAATAAAACTGCTGGCACCTGGAGTTACTCCGGTGCGCTCTCTTCCCGTGATGCGCCTAGCTTAAGCTTAACTAAGGATATTGCTGGAAACTTGTACTGCTCTTTTGTTGATAATGTTGATAGAGCCCCTCGTTTCGTAGCTCGGGTATTCAAGCAGGCTGCAGGTACTACCTCGTGGTCAGAAATGAAAGACCAATCTGTCACTATAGGTATCGACGAGCCAGTAGGTAATCTGACCATTGCCCCTGGTAGCGAACAACCTTTCATTGTTTACACCAAAAACAATGCAAGCGGTGTTAGTACACCCATTGTCCGGATGTTTACCCCGCCGGCAGCACCAGCCGTACTTACAACCACTGGTCCGCGCGATATCACCCCAACATCTGCAGTGGCCGGAGGCAACATTACCTCTGACGGTGCTTCTGCCATTATTGAGCGTGGAATTGTCTACAGCACTAATCCTACCCCAACTACCGCCCATACCAAGGTGGTAGATGCATCAGGGGGAATTGGTTCGTTTTCGGTTACCCTAAGCGGCCTTACGCCAACCACCTTGTATTATGCGAGAGCCTATGCTATCAACGGGGAGGGGACCACCACCACGTATGGCAATGTGGTGCGACTCTACTCCCTTGCGCAGCCCGATGCTATTGTGACCGGTCCCAAGCAGATGGAGTTCCTGAACCGCGGCGTTGTGGCGGCGCGTACCTCCAGCACCAAGGTGTATGTAGGCTGGCGCCTCCTTGGCACAGACCCATCGTCCATTGCTTTCAACGTGTACCGTGATGGAGTAAAGCTGAACCTGACCCCAATCACCACCTCCACCAATTTTGAGGACAATACCACCGAGGACGGCACGTACACGGTGCGCCCCGTCCTGAATGGGAAAGAAGGCGCCCCTTCTACTCCGGTTTCCGTTTGGGCTAAGAACCAGTTGTCCATTCCCCTGCAGATTCCTGCCGGTGGAACTACAATTGATGGTATCTCTTACACCTATTCAGCCAATGACTGCTCTGTGGGTGACGTGGACGGCGATGGCGAGTACGAGATCTTCCTAAAATGGGATCCATCTAAACTGAACCACAATGCCGGTGGCTACTCCGGTGACCAGATCATTGATTGCTATAAAATGAATGGCACCCGATTGTGGCGCATTAACCTGGGCAAGAACATCAACGCCGGTCCCCATTATACCCAATTCATGGTGTATGACTTTGACGGAGATGGAAAAGCTGAGATAATCCTGAAGACCGCCGACGGCACCGTGGATGGAACCGGTAAAGTGATGGGTGACGCCAATGTGGACTACCGCAACTCCGGTGGCTGGGTGCAGCAGGGACCTGAGTACCTGACCGTGTTCAATGGCCTTACCGGGGCAGCTATGGCTACTACTGATTACCAACCCGCCCGGGGCAAGGTATCGGATTGGGGGGACAATTACGGGAATCGCCAGGACCGGTTCGTGTCGGCGGTGGCTTACCTGGACGGTACCCGCCCCAGCCTGATTGTGGGCCGCGGCTACTATGACAAACTGGTGCGGGCAGCCTATGATTACCGTAACGGAGAGCTTACCCTGCGTTGGATCTTTGACAGCAAAGACCCCAATGACCCGGCAAACAACACCTTCTCTAGCCAGGGGAACCACCAAATGACAATTGGTGATGTGGATGGTGATGGCAAAGATGAGGTGATCAACGGTTCCAGTGCCATCAACGACGACGGCAAGCGCCTCTGGACCTGGGGCTATGGGCACGGCGATGCCCTGCACATGTCTGACATGGACCCAGACCGACCGGGCCTGGAGATCTGGATGAGCCTAGAATCTCCAAGCCAGTATGATAGTAAAGGGTTGCGGCTGTATGACGCAAAATCTGGGCAGACCATTTTTGGAGTGTCCACCACCGGAGATGTTGGCCGTGCTATGGCAGCTGACATTGACCCCGGCCACAGAGGCTATGAGGTATGGGGTTCTTCGGGGAACCTGTACAATGTAAAAGGGGAGCAGATTGGCACTACTAAGCCTAGTGTGAACTTCGGGATCTGGTGGGACGGTGACCTGAGCCGCGAGCTGCTGGACAAGAACGTGCTGGATAAATGGAATCCTGCTATGGGCAAAATGAACCGGCTTTTTACCATCTACCAGGCCGCTCCGGTAGTCTCTAATAACGATACCAAAGCCACTCCCGGGCTTACCGGTGACCTGCTGGGTGACTGGAGAGAAGAGATGATCTTCAGAACTTCTGACAACACCCAATTGATCCTCTTCACCACTACCATCCCTACGGAGCACCGTATTCCTACGCTCATGCATGATCCGCAGTACCGCACGGCCGTGGCTTGGCAAAATTCAGGCTACAACCAGCCGCCTCACCCAAGCTTCTTTTTGGGCAATGACATGCAAGCCCCGCCAAAAGCTAATATAGCGGTAACTGATATTGTGGCCCCTACCGTGAACAGTGCTAGCAGACAGCAACCTGCAGCAGAGCTCACCAACGCGGCTTCGGTTACCTACCGGGTTACTTTCTCTGAGAATGTAAAGGGGTTAGATGTTTCTGACTTTACCCTTACTGCCACTGGTACTGCTGCCGGAACTATTGAATCGGTAAGTGCGGCTTCCGGTGATGTGATAGATGTGATTGTAGCGGTAGCCGGTGATGGAACCTTACGCCTAGATGTGAACAGCACCGGAATCACTGACGAAGCTAACAACCCATTAGAGGAAGGTTTCGCCACCGGTGAGATGTACACCCTTGACCACACTGCGCCAACCTTAACAGCTGTATCTTTCACTTCCAGCAACGCTAATCCTGCTTTTGCAAAAGAAGGAGACGTTGTTACCTTGAACTTCTCCGTTTCTGAAAGTATTGACCAGCTTAAAGTTTCTATGGCAGGACAATCAGTTGCTGCCACAGCAACTGCCGCTGAAGGCTATACGGCCTCTTATACCTTAACCAGTTCTGATAAAGAGGGTCCTATTGCCTTCACCATTGACTTTGCTGATCTCAGCGGGAACACTGGTGCTCAGGTGACCACTACAAGCAATGGCAGCATTGTGTATGACCGCACAAATCCGGTGATCTCAAATGCTTCAGTAAGCAAAACTAAGTTGCTGGTGCCTAACCATGAGATGGTTGACATCAAGGTAAGCTATACTATAACCGACCGGAACATAGTTGATGTGGTAGTTGCAGTGACCAGCAATGAGCCCGAAAATGGGTTGGGTGATGGGGATACCGGGCCAGATTGGGAAGTAGTGGATGCCCATAACGTAAAGCTTAGGGCAGAGCGTTCAGCTACAGGAAAGGGCCGTGTCTACACCATCACTATTACAGCCACTGATGTAGCCGGAAATGTAAGCACACAAACGCTAACCGTAACGGTACCACACAACCAAGGCTTTCAGCACATACCAACTGCTATCAACTCTAATGAGGTAGTGGGACAGAAAGGATTCCTAATAAAGGCGCATCCTAACCCGTCCACAGACTTCTTCAACCTCAATGTTCAGAGTAACAGCACAACGCCAATAACACTCATTATTACTGATGCAACCGGTCGCCGTATTGAAGAGAGAACAGGGGTGACCGCTAACAGCAACCTGACGATCGGGCACTCTTACCTACCTGGTATCTACTTTGTGCATGCGATTCAGGGAGACGAAAGATCTGTACTGAGACTGGTGAAATAAGGAGAGTAGAATCCTAATTTCAATCCATAAAAAAAAGCTGCCCCAATGTTCTGGGGCAGCTTTTTTTATGTAAAGGTTCTCGCTGTTTAATGGTCCATAGCTAGAAAACAGGTGTAAACCGAACACGGCTTCTACATTAAATTTGTGAACCACACTTCCTTTTAAGGAAGCTTTAGCTACTTAGTAAAGTTTTCCCCTTCCTTTACTTTTACTATCCATTTATCAGGTGTTTTGAGAAAATTGGCTTTGAAGCCACGCCAAGCCCTGCAAGTGCAGACGAGTGCCCAGCTGTACCCGTTTATCAAAGTCTTCATTGCCGGTAGAGCCTTGTTTGCTGAACTGTTGAATCAAGTTGAGATTATCTTCCAGTTTCAGATCCGCTACGTGTTCATCTGCCTCCATTCTGTAAGGTGCGAAGGCTTCTTGGGTGGCGTCAATGGAGTGTGAAATAAAAGAACTATCTGCCTGGATTGCGGCGCAGACAATTCCGCTGGCTTTGGCAAGGGAAGGGGCCAGGGTTCCTTCCAGCCCCCGCTTTAGCACGATCACTCCTTTGAATCCTGCCATGCCCGCGAGCCTGATCATCTTCTCTATATAAGTAATGTGAAAAACAGAGGTAACCAGGATCTGGGCGTTGCAGGGGTTTAAAACCTTCTCCAACGTAGCCAAAAATGGACGCTTGAAAATTAGCCTTCTCCTTTCCACCCACTTGTCCAGCGCCGGAGACAAAAGCTGCTGATGCAGTGCCCAGCCATAAGTTGGAGCAGCGTCCTCCAGTTCTCGGGTACTTTTCAGAAAATGGCCCGAAAGCCCTTGGTAAATATCCAAAGTATTCAGGCTGACTTTAGGTCCAGACGTCCTGCCCAGGGAAACGATGGTGGGAAACCCTGCCTCCTGAAAAGCATTTGCCAGAAGAGGCGTAATCATGTAAGAGTGCTCCACTCCGTCAAAAGGCTCCGCTAATTGGACAAGCCCATCTATTTTTGGTCCGTTTTCCTGAAAACCAGTTGAAAATGTGGCATTCGCTGCTTCCATTAAGCCATGATATTCCTCATCGGTTTCGTACCTGATGCGGAGCATGCTCGCGGCCATCCCCCGGAACGTCTCTCCCGGTGCGTCAGAATAAAGAAAGGTGCCCAGTCTGTTTGCTTCCTTTTTAGTGAGGTGAGCCCTGTCCAGAAGTTTGATTCCAATCTCTTTAAGGAAGCTCGGGGCATCGGGGCAAAGCACGTGGTACAGATCTTCGGTGCCTGAAAGAGGGCGGTTGTCTAATGCGAACAACAGTTTCTGTTCTTCCTCGGTTACGCCTTTCGCCAGCAGTGAGCCAAAGAAAGCTCCTTTTTGGATGGGGATAGTCTGGCCTTGGGAGAGGTAATGGGTAATCTCCTCTATCTGGGCGCTGGCTAAAGGCTTGCTGCCGTGTTTGCCAATGCCTATGACCTTAATACCTTGAACCAGCGGGTTGTCAAATGTATCTGAATAAGATGTCTTCATGAGCAAATGCTTTACTGTTTACTGGAAGCTGTTTTCAAAAGCGCAAAGCGAGAACTTAGAATTTAAATGCAAAAATTTAAACAGATTTTCTCTGTCAGTGCATTTAATGGCTGTTTTGCCAAAAGTAAGGGATAAACCTTACTTATTTTGTTTCTGAGGAGTTGAGGTAAGGCAAGTTTAGTTTCTTTTTGCTTGCTTATGCGTACCCTCTAATTGGGGTAGGCGGGCCTCAAAACAAGCCTGTAGTTCTACCACCCACCCAATAATGATGAGGGAGGGGTGGGTTAACTGGTGTTCCTGAATTAAAGCTGGCAAATCTTTTACTAGCCCTTTAACAGCTTTCTGGTGCGGGAGCGAAACATGCTGTATGACCGCTACGGGTATATGGCCGTTCCCGGCAGTACAATAGGTGTGGGCAATCTCTTCTGCTTTTTTCATACCCATGTAAATGACCACAGTGGCGTTGCTTTGCATGGCCAGAAGCAAGTCTGAGGAAAGGGAGCCGTCTTTCTTGGTGCCCGTAAGTGCCCATATGCCTTCGCTTACCGAGCGATGCGTCAGCGGGATGTCCTCCAGGCCTATGGCCTGCATGCTGGAAATGCCAGGTATGTAATGGGCTTCAATGCCGTGTTCGCGGGCAAAAAGCATCTCTTCAAAGCCTCTTCCAAAAATAAAAGGGTCTCCTCCCTTCAGGCGCACCACGGTTCCTTTGTGTAACGCCTTCTCTACTATAAGGTCATGGATAGCTTCTTGGGGCGTGTAGTCTTTATAAGGTTGTTTGCCCACGTAGATTCTTTCGCAATCTGCTTTTGGAATGGATAGTAAATCTTTGTTGGCCAGATTATCATATAAGACCACATCGGCTTGCTGTAAAACCTTATAAGCTTTCATGGTAATCAGTTCCGGGTCACCTGGTCCGGCGCCCATTACATACAGCGTAGGAGTTCTTGAGTTTTTTGTCATAGTAAATAAGGCAGGGCGTACGCCGCAATGGTATTACACTCTTTCTCTTTTGATGGCATGGAGTAGCCACGTTAGTTTTTGTGGGGCAGGTTCTTCAATTAGCAGTTCCCCATTTTTGCCTAGCTAATTCTTTATCCCCTAGTACCCGGGTAATCCTGAATTGTGCTTTCTGGCTTGAAAAAAAGAGCCTTGCTGTAGTAATTCTTAGCCGTGTGCACCTAGGTAAAGCTAAAACCTCCTATAATTTCTGAAAGTCGAAATTTTAAAACTCAAACCTTCTCAAAAAGCAGGTGTTTGGTGCAAACCATCTACTTTTTAGCTTCAATCCTTAAATATAGGATAAGTTACAAAGTAAAAACATGAAATATATAAAATGGTTGAGGTTAAGTTTTAGGGTGGTGGTTTAGATAAAGTAAATGGAATTTTAATATCGACCCTTGGATTTAAGGGGGTTGTTGTTTATGTTTATACCATATCAGG is part of the Rufibacter tibetensis genome and harbors:
- a CDS encoding rhamnogalacturonan lyase family protein → MQHLKVSCIHLRYLFWVLAFWLVNAPASVAQQWTILGNESQVGSAASSFTSIAALDDVPYVVLREGTIAKVKRRNPATGIWEQVGNDIGTNVTYTRIHLDKTSNLFVTYVDASNGNRLAVKVYNTETQVWEPLNGNSSNLYVSVGSVTNNVSQYSSTPRSSLAFDSDNTPYIAFGDGANLTPFVKKFDGTSWVTVGIGPVNATAKAVGVSLVIDETDVPWLAFVSLGTPTSSTGSMALYTLNNGFWTSIAVPNPIPGGSSTTGATGGIRHTNMALNTAGNLTIAYFNTGNSNRASVSVYNKTAGTWSYSGALSSRDAPSLSLTKDIAGNLYCSFVDNVDRAPRFVARVFKQAAGTTSWSEMKDQSVTIGIDEPVGNLTIAPGSEQPFIVYTKNNASGVSTPIVRMFTPPAAPAVLTTTGPRDITPTSAVAGGNITSDGASAIIERGIVYSTNPTPTTAHTKVVDASGGIGSFSVTLSGLTPTTLYYARAYAINGEGTTTTYGNVVRLYSLAQPDAIVTGPKQMEFLNRGVVAARTSSTKVYVGWRLLGTDPSSIAFNVYRDGVKLNLTPITTSTNFEDNTTEDGTYTVRPVLNGKEGAPSTPVSVWAKNQLSIPLQIPAGGTTIDGISYTYSANDCSVGDVDGDGEYEIFLKWDPSKLNHNAGGYSGDQIIDCYKMNGTRLWRINLGKNINAGPHYTQFMVYDFDGDGKAEIILKTADGTVDGTGKVMGDANVDYRNSGGWVQQGPEYLTVFNGLTGAAMATTDYQPARGKVSDWGDNYGNRQDRFVSAVAYLDGTRPSLIVGRGYYDKLVRAAYDYRNGELTLRWIFDSKDPNDPANNTFSSQGNHQMTIGDVDGDGKDEVINGSSAINDDGKRLWTWGYGHGDALHMSDMDPDRPGLEIWMSLESPSQYDSKGLRLYDAKSGQTIFGVSTTGDVGRAMAADIDPGHRGYEVWGSSGNLYNVKGEQIGTTKPSVNFGIWWDGDLSRELLDKNVLDKWNPAMGKMNRLFTIYQAAPVVSNNDTKATPGLTGDLLGDWREEMIFRTSDNTQLILFTTTIPTEHRIPTLMHDPQYRTAVAWQNSGYNQPPHPSFFLGNDMQAPPKANIAVTDIVAPTVNSASRQQPAAELTNAASVTYRVTFSENVKGLDVSDFTLTATGTAAGTIESVSAASGDVIDVIVAVAGDGTLRLDVNSTGITDEANNPLEEGFATGEMYTLDHTAPTLTAVSFTSSNANPAFAKEGDVVTLNFSVSESIDQLKVSMAGQSVAATATAAEGYTASYTLTSSDKEGPIAFTIDFADLSGNTGAQVTTTSNGSIVYDRTNPVISNASVSKTKLLVPNHEMVDIKVSYTITDRNIVDVVVAVTSNEPENGLGDGDTGPDWEVVDAHNVKLRAERSATGKGRVYTITITATDVAGNVSTQTLTVTVPHNQGFQHIPTAINSNEVVGQKGFLIKAHPNPSTDFFNLNVQSNSTTPITLIITDATGRRIEERTGVTANSNLTIGHSYLPGIYFVHAIQGDERSVLRLVK
- the cobA gene encoding uroporphyrinogen-III C-methyltransferase produces the protein MTKNSRTPTLYVMGAGPGDPELITMKAYKVLQQADVVLYDNLANKDLLSIPKADCERIYVGKQPYKDYTPQEAIHDLIVEKALHKGTVVRLKGGDPFIFGRGFEEMLFAREHGIEAHYIPGISSMQAIGLEDIPLTHRSVSEGIWALTGTKKDGSLSSDLLLAMQSNATVVIYMGMKKAEEIAHTYCTAGNGHIPVAVIQHVSLPHQKAVKGLVKDLPALIQEHQLTHPSLIIIGWVVELQACFEARLPQLEGTHKQAKRN